The nucleotide sequence TTGGCCCAGGTTTCGGGATTGTGGCCCAGGTTGTTGACGAAGACTTTTCCCGCGCCCCATTCCTTGGCCCAGGCGACTGGCACCTGATAGGGTTTCTTTGGATTACACTTTTCCATGTTCAGACTCATCAGGACATGTACTTTTTCCGGCTGCCAGTTTTTGTACTGGTAGATTTCATCTTTAAACTGGAATTCTTTCCCGAACGGTTTCATCGCCGGAAAATCAGGATTGTGTACGGTAATCGTGACCGTATTCCCGGCTGTCCAGGGATGCCCATTAAACGAACCGCCCACCATGTCCCAGTAAGGTTCATAAGATTTATAAGTGTCAGTGGCCGAGTGAAAGCCGATAAACCCGTGCCCTTTCTGCTTGAGCCAGTCGTTCAGAAAATACTGCATATCCTCTTCTTTGATGGGCAACATACCTGTCGTGTAGAACATCACGAGATCGTAGTTCTGCAGATTCTCTTTCGTGAAATCTGCGGCGGCGTCCTGGGTACAATCCACGGTAAACAGTCCGGACTGCTTGCCTAACTGAATCATGGCGATTTCCGCGGGAGCCAGTTTCTCTTCCTGTCGTTTGACGGAACCGTGCGTGTAACCTTTGCTCTGTGTGAGCATCAGCACCCTGGTTTTCCCCTCGGCGGCATCAGCATCAGAAGAGAATGCCAGGACAGAACACACCAGCAGACAGCAGGCTGCCAATAATCGAAAACTCATGGTGATCGCTCCACAGTTGAGTATGTATAAGTTATGTGAATTCAGACAACCATTTTAAGGAGAACATCTGAATGATTGCAAAGCAAAAGACTCAATCGGTCAGTTTCTGCACGCGGATGTTGCGAAATTCGACGGCGTCGCCTTCGGATTGAATACCGAAAAAGCCGGACTTCAGTTCGCTGGGCTTCGAGGTGGCGATCTGTGTGCCGTTCAGGACAGACGTCAGCGCCCCGTCTTTGCAGACGACTTCAATGGTATTCCATTCCCCAATCGGTCGGCGGGCTTTTTCGCGGGCTGCTTCATTGTCTGTCACTTCCAGCTGGATCTCTTTACTGTTCGATTTGATATGAGCCATCTCTGCGAATTTGCCTTGCACTTCCAGGCATTTCGGCCAGATCCGGTTTTCGCCGGTGATAAAAAACAGGAACCCGGTATTCGGATTTTCATTTTTTTCGGCGGATTCGGGGAAACGATATTCCAGGCGGATCGTACAATTGCCGAACGACTCGTGAGAATACAGGTAACCGCGGGGCGTGCCTTTACAGGATAGTACACCGTCTGTTTCGCTCCAGTTTTTCCCCTCGACGGGTTCTTTGGATTTCGCATTGAAAACTTCAAAGTCTTTGAGACTGAGCAGGGTGAAACCTTCTTCCACATCGAATAATGTTTCTAACGTTTTTTCAGGAAGATCGATGGCAGAAACTTCGTCGGCGGCTTCTTTTTTTTGTGCTTCCGTCGGGCCGGAATCAGAGCAGGCCGCCAGCAGACAGGCCAGTGAAAGCAGAGGCAAAAGTCGATTCAGGGATTTCATAAAACGTCTCTTTCCGAAAAGTCAAATAATAATTCTGATCTGAAGCGTAACTTCATCTTGTATTCACATTCTAACGTACAATACCGGCAACACATAAGTGAAGACGTACGAAATCATGAAGACGATTTCAACACTTTTGATATCTGATTCTGGAGATATGAATCCAATCTGAAAACAGACGAACGCCAGTCACCCCACCTGCCTCTCAAGACAGCTATAATCGATACAGCTTCCTTCAACTCAGTAGATTTACTGAAGAAAAGAACGAAGAAATGCGGGAGAAGCCGCAGAAATTACCGATACATAATACAAACTCTCCTTTGACTGAATCGCCTGACAGGGAAACTGTTTCACACCAGAACCAAACCAACTGACCCCGGCGACCGGTGTCTTCCAAGCACGATTTCGGTAACTTACCGGGATAGAAATGGGCTATCATGCAACAATTAGTGACTTCTCCGCCAGGAGAAGAATTGAAGACAATCCAACCAGAGTCTGCGACTCTCACTCAGCGAATTGAGGAGGCAGCAGCAGATCAGCGACAAATTCTGAGTATTTCCGTGCTGGAATGGCTGAATGCGGAACTGCGAAAAGAGGTCGAAAAGAAAGAAATTGTCGCTTTCCATCCGAGCGAAAATGTACTGGATCGTCTGCAGAGTATGCTGACATCCAAAGCAACCGGCATTACCATCATGGTGGTCGGTCTGTTCATGATGTAACAGTCATGCCGACCAGGTAACCTGAGGACGTGGACCTGTAAGTGATTCTGCTATGACTGCAGTCCTCTGCTGCATAGCAGAATCGGAAACCCGTCTGAGTTCAAACGATACCAGATCCGAACGTATCCCCCTTACCCCCTGCCTCATTATCATTGGATGTGACTTTCTTGGGGGCGGGTTGATCATCTGCCGTGTGATGGGGTCGGCTGCGGTCCGAACCTGACTCGCCAGAATCGATACGAAAAACCTGACTCCCCTTACGAATATGCGTTGATTCCGCAGCGGGAGACTGTGAGACGGGTGCCTCTTCGTAGTCTTCTTCGTAGGGTCCCAGGCGGGCAAAGTCCTCTTCGCCGAAATCGTCGTAGCGACAGATGTAGCCATCCTGCTGGGCTGAAACTTTTTCTTCCCGGTAGGCTTTCAGGACCTCTTCCTGGATCAGTTCACGGCACTCGGAATTGATGGGATGGGCGATATCCGCGTATAGCCTGGCACGGCCGGCGTCATCTTTGTCGGCTCGATTTTCATCGAGTCTGATACCACACTGATTGCAGAAGGAAGCGCGCAAATGGTTTTTGGTGTGACATTTGGGACACCGGTCCATCAGCTTGCGGCTGGGCATTGCCACGAAGGCACCTTTTGCCCCCTGGATGATTTTCAGATCTCGGATAACAAACGAAACATCGAAAGTAATTGAGCAAAACGCCAGTAATCTTTCGTGTGGATCATTCATCAACTTGATGCGTACTTCACTGATCTCCATGGCCTCACTCCATTTGTGCCAAATTTTAAAATGCTCATCTATAGGCGGTTCTGGACGACAAATACATGCCCTTTCACTGTGGATCGTAATCGCGCAGCAATTTGAGATGCCTGTGCTCTGTTTTGGCAGACTCCAAAGTAGGCAGTCCCACTTCCACTCATCATATGCCCCAAAACGGACTGTTTTGAGAAGTAATCTTTTAATATTAATATATCGGAATTCAGTTTTTCGGCGGGTGCCTGCAGATCATTCAACATCAGGCTGGATAATGCATGAAATTGACCAGAAGCCAGGTTGCTGACAAGTTGTTCCACCTGATTTTCCGAGTGACTTCCCACTCGACAGTGCCGATAAACTTCCGCCGTTGATAAACCCGACTGAGGTCGCACAACCACAAAATGCAGACATTGGGGAACAGAAACAGGTTCAATGATTTCGCCTCTCCCGCGACAGATGGCACTGTGGCTGGCTGTCAGAAAGAAAGGAATATCACTGCCCAGTTTCGCCGCGATTTCACACAGTTCTGAAATCGACAATCCCAGACGCCAGAGTTTATTGGCAGCAAATAAGGCTGCAGCTGCATCACTCGATCCTCCGCCCAGCCCGGCTTCAGCTGGAATCCGCTTGATCAACTCAATGCGAATTCCCTGATGTTGCCCCGTCTGTTCCTGAAGTAACCGGATTGCTCTCACAACCAGATTCTCTTCACCCGCGGGGATACGCTGCCGGTTTTTCTTGAGTGGAGTGAGAAGTGAATTGGCTTCGGTAACACGCAACTCGACTTCTGCTGAAGGTTCCTCCGTGAAAACTAAAGTGTCGTATATTCCTACCGAGAGCATCAACGAAGTAATTTCGTGAAAGCCATCGGATCGTTTATCATCGATGCTTAAGTACAAATTTAACTTAGCAGGAGCGTGAACTGTCAGGGTGCCAGGATTGGAGTAAGCGAATAGCATCCGTCACAATTCCAAAATTCCTACTTTAATAACGAGGCGATCCTCGTTTATTGAACAGGTCCCCACCTTTTGAGTTGTGAGAGAAAAGAGCAGCTTGACCTGATTAAGATTCGACTTGTATACGACGAGGTAATATTAAGACCATTACCACAAGAGGTATCCTATCTGTTCCTTGAAAAAACGTCAACATCTTTTCCCGAGAGAGGTGATTTCCCTCAGCACTGTTTCCAGTTTTACCGTAGCGATTCCAGGTCTATTCGGACCGAGTATATTAGATTGAGAGTCGCTATGATTAAATGTGATCCACTCTATAAAACAAGGGAATTCCACAAGCATTTCTGAGAGCGTGCGACACTTAAGTAATTGATGCCAGTAACGCTTTGAACGATTTTGACTCGACCTGTTTTTTCTGAGTGAAGCGAATGCGGGCCTGTTCCTTGCCTCGCGCATCCGTTTTTATCTCCCGCTCATCCCCCAAGTCAGCAATTTTACCCAGAGTAATCTTGCCCGCCGTTCCCTGCAGCGTCAGATCGACGCCTTCACGACGTTTGGTATGCACGGTAAGAAACGGTTTCTTTTTCCCGGCGTGCGACAGATTGACCAGCGACTTACTGTCCCACTGGTATGCTGCATGCGGGTAAGTCTGCTCCAGCAGATCAAATAAGGACTCCAGCAGTTCCGCATCCCAGCGGACCCGTTTATTGTTCGGGAAGCCTTTCCGGGAAAGATGCCATTTCTTTTTCAAGACTTTCCAGGGCATGATCTCCTCGGGCTTAATTTCCTCACGGTGAATCAGACCGAGGTACGATTCGCAAGAGGTCTCCAGAAACTCCTGGAAGCCGGGCGTCGCGATTTCTTCCTGCCAGTGGATCGTCAGGCTGACTTCCTGCCAGGGGCCTTTCAGGTTTTTGACGCGGACCCGATTTGAGCGACCGTAGATCGGCAGTTCATCCAGATCGTCCAGCGACTTTAAAGACAACTGATCGCGCAGTTCATCCTGTTTGAACGTATTGCGTTTCACGCGGAAGCTGAGCCGCAACAGCCATTCATCGCCGGTATTGGCATGCAGGAACCAGCCCTGCTTTTTCACCGGGCCATTGACTTCGACGATGCTGCGATGATTCCAGTTAATCTCGCCGAAGCCCTCTTTGTTTTCGATAAAGTCAATCACAGTTTCCAGAGCCGCACCTTCCCACTGACAGGCGGCTCCTGACAGGGAAACATGATCCTGGGTATGCCAGCGGCGTCCCTCTTTCTGCCACGGCATCTGGGCGTCGCGACCGATCTGTTTGAGATCGAGATCGCCCTCCTGCTTTTCTCCCAGGCTCTGCGCGTCAAAGATTTCGCGTTCCACGCGTTTCCCCGTTGAGATGATCGGCTGCAGGATCTCACCGGTATAAGATCTGAGTAACGGTTCCTGACTCGTTTTGCGTGATTTGGTGGCTTTGCCCTGTTTCTGAAAACGCTCTGCATGTTCGACCAGTTTCTCAGGCGTTCCCGCAGCAATGATCTGTCCGCCCTCACTGCCGGCTTCCGGCCCGACGTCGACCAGCCAGTCTGCTGTTTTGATCACATCCAGATTATGTTCGATGACAATGACGGTGTTACCCAATTCCACCAGGCTGTTCAACACCTTCAGCAGTTTGGCAATGTCGTCGAAATGCAGACCCGTAGTCGGTTCGTCGAGCAGATAGAGCGTCTTGCCGGTACTGGGTCGCGCCAGTTCGGCTGCCAGTTTCACCCGCTGCGATTCTCCGCCGGACAGCGTTGGCGCGGATTGCCCCAATGTCAGATAGTCCAGACCGATCGCACACAGCGTTTCCATCGTGCGGCGGATGGCGGGAATGTTATTGAATAACTCGGCCACTTCGCCGATTGACATTTCCAGCACATCCGCGATGGATTTTCCTTTATATTTGACCGAGAGAGTCTCCTGGTTATAACGTTTGCCGTTACATGTTTCACAGGTCACCCAGACATCGGGCAGAAAGTGCATTTCGATGCAACGCTGGCCATTCCCATCACAGTCTTCACAGCGACCGCCGGAACGATTGAAGCTGAAGCGGCCCGGTTGATAGCCGCGCACTTTGGCATCCGGCAGCCGCGAGAATAGTTCGCGGATCTGATCGAAGACGCCGGTATAAGTCGCCGGATTGGAAGCGGGCGTGTTTCCCAGCGGTTTCTGATCGACGATAATCGCTTTATTGATCTGGTCGAGCCCCAGCAGATCGTCATGCGGTCCGGGTGCTTCTTTGGAACGATGCAGTTTTTTGGTCACTGCCCGGGCCAGTGTTTCTTCCACCAGCGAACTTTTGCCCGATCCCGATACGCCCGTAATGCATGTGAATGACCCCAGGGGAATTTTCAGATCGACGGACTTCAGATTGTGCTGCCGGGCGCCCTTTAATTCCAGCCAGTGACCGGTGGGGGAAAGCGGCGTCTCTGTCTTGCCCTGTTTTTCATAGATCACACGCCGTTCCTGAGGCAGCGGGATCGTCAGTTGATCCGCAAGATACTGGCCGGTGAGTGATTTCTTTTTGCGTTTGAGCTGTTTGGGTGAACCTTTGCCGACAATGGTCCCCCCAAAGCGGCCTGCGCCGGGTCCAAAATCGTACAGACAGTCCGAGGCTTCCAGGACTTCGCGATCATGCTCGACCATTACAATCGTATTGCCGATATCGCGGAGTTTTTTCAGTGTGTTGATCAACCGCGTATTATCGCGGGGATGCAGGCCGATCGTGGGCTCATCCAGCACATACAACACGCCTGTCAGCGAACGTCCTACCTGCCCCGCCAGACGAATTCGCTGGCTCTCTCCGCCGGAGAGTGTGGGCAGCGGACGACTCAGCGTCAGATATTCGAGTCCCACATCGACGAGGAACTGCAGGCGGCTCGTGGCTTCTTTGATCAGGTCTCCCGCGATCTGCTTTTGCCGTTTGTCGAGTTTTGCGGTCTTGATAAACGCAAGCGCCGCTTTCAGAGGGAGATCACAGAACTGGCCGACGGTCTTCCCCTGAAAGCGGACCGCGGCGGCATCCGTTCGCAGGCGACTCCCGTTACAGACCGAGCAGGGAACTTCGCCTGTCATCTCCTGCAGTCGACTGCGAAAGCCAAACGAAAGGCGCGAGGCTTCTTCAATGGCCGGGTAGAGACCTTTGTACTGAAACTGAACTGTGCCTGCTTCGTCGAGGGGAATCCAGCGATCTTCATCGCCGTACAACACAAATCGCTGCTGTTTCACACTCAACTGATTGAAGGGGACATCCAGGGGAATCCGAAACTGCTTTGCGATCGCGTCCAGAGTTATTTTGAATTTGGCGTTGGTCCGGGGATCAGGCCAGGCGGCGACGGCCGCGTCCTGCAGACTGCGGTTGGGATCGGGAATCAGCTCGGACAGGTTCGTACCCAGTTCGGTTCCCAGCCCTTCACAATATTCACACCAGCCCAGCGGACTGTTAAAGGAGTAATTGTGAGGTGTCAGTTCTTCAAAGCTCTGGCCACACTGATCGCAGAAGTAGAACAGGCTGAAGGTTTCGAAATCCCATTCCTGTTCAGGAACTTCATCGTCGCAGTAGCAGGCATACATCAGACCTGCGCCAAGCGCTAGCGCGGATTCTACGGAATCAGCAATCCGCGAACGGTTTTTAGCAGCGACGGTGATGCGGTCGATGACCACTTCGACTTCATGTCGACGACGGCGGTCGATATCGGGAACCTCTTCCAGGCGACAGGTCACGCCATCGATGCGAACGCGCAGGAAGCCCTGCGATCGTAATTTTTCCCAGAGCGTTTCGTAAGCCTGACCCACGTTGATATCAACGGGTGCCAGAATCAACAGTCTGGTGCCTGCTTCCATTGCGAGAATGCGTTCGATCACTTCGTCGGTGGTCTGTGTTTCCACGGGAACATCGCAGTCGGGGCAGTACATGGTTCCCAGTCGCGCATAGAGCACACGCAGGTAATCATAGATCTCCGTGACCGTACCCACGGTGGAACGGGGAGAATGGCCTGTGGTTTTCTGTTCGATGGCAATCGCCGGCGAAAGGCCGTGAATATGCTCGAATTTGGGTTTGGGCATCTGTCCCAGGAACTGCCGTGCATATGCAGACAGAGATTCGACATAACGACGCTGTCCTTCGGCGTAGAGCGTATCCATGGCCAGCGACGATTTGCCACTGCCGCTCGGGCCACAGAAGACATTCATCTGGTCGCGGGTGATCTGCAGATCCACGTTCTGCAGGTTATGCTGGCCTGCGCCGCGAATCGTAATCTGCGAACTGTCGCCGTTGGACTTTCCGTTCCGCTTCGTGCTGGCAGACTGCCAGCGCAAATGGGGATTGTTTAAGATCAGCGCCTGTTTCTTTTTGCCTTTGACGGTTTTTGCGGGAACCAGATCAGTCTGTTCTTTGAGTGCCAGTCCAGTATAGGACCAGGGACAGGCGGCAACTTCTTCCGGCGTGCCTTCGACCAGAATGGTGCCTCCCCCTTCGCCTCCTTCGGGGCCGAGATCAATCACCCAGTCGGCGGTTTTAATCACATCCAGATGATGTTCGACCACAAGCACCGTATTGCCGGCGTCCGCCAGGTGATGCAGAACCTTGAGCAGCAGCTTCACATCGGCAAAATGCAACCCGGTCGTCGGCTCATCCAGCAGATAAAAGGTACTGCCTGTGGAACGTTTCCCCAGTTCGCGGGCCAGTTTCACCCGCTGGGCTTCTCCGCCGGAGAGGGTTGGCGAGGGTTGTCCGAGTTTCAGATAATCCAACCCCACATCATGCAGAGATTCGAGCAGCTTTAAGATTTTGGGGACGTTCTGAAAATGTTCGATCGCCTGCTGAATGTCCATCTCGAGCACTTCAGCGATGTTCGCACCTTTATAGCGGATCTCGAGTGTCTCATGATGAAAGCGGCGGCCTTCGCACACCGGACAGGGGACCCAGACATCCGCGAGAAAGTCCATCTCCAGTTTATTAGCGCCGTGTCCTTCACAGGCTTCACAGCGACCGCCGGGAACATTGAAACTGAAACGCCCCGCTTTATAACCCCGCATCCGGGAATCGGGGAGCTTCGTATACAGGTCCCGAATCAGATCGAATACCTTCACGTAAGTCGCCGGATTGGATCGGGGTGTGCGGCCGATGGGGGACTGATCGATGTCGATGGCTTTATCGATCAGTTCCAGTCCGGTCACACTCTGATGCGACCCGGGATCGCCTTTGCCTTTGTTGACTTTCTGATTCAGAACCGGCCAGAGAATATCATTGATGAGAGAACTTTTCCCGGACCCGCTCACGCCCGTTACACAGATCAGCCCCTTGGTGGGGATGCGGGTGGTGATGTCTTTGAGGTTATGATGTTTCGCCCCTTTAATCACAATCGAATCTTTTTTGACGAGCGACCGCCGCTGTTCAGGGATCTCGATCTTCTCTTTACCGGCGAGAAACTGTCCGGTGACGCTCTCTTTTGCTTTGAGAATTTTCTGATACGAGCCTTCTGCAACGATGTAACCGCCACGCACACCAGGGCCGGGTCCGAAGTCCACAATGTGATCGGCGGCGCGCATCGTTTCTTCATCGTGTTCGACAACGATGACGGTATTGCCCTGATCGCGCAGGTCACAGAGACTTTCCAGCAGCATCGTATTGTCGCGGGGATGCAGGCCAATCGAAGGTTCATCCAGAATGTAGACGACCCCCACCAGGCCACAGCCAATCTGCCCGGCGAGGCGAATTCGCTGACTTTCACCGCCGGAAAGTGTGGGCGCGGTGCGATCCAGCGTCAGGTAATTCAAGCCGCAACGCAGCAGAAACCCGAGTCGGCCACGAATCTCTTTGAGGACTTCGTCGGCGATCAGTAAACCGGTTTCGTCCAGGTCCAGTGTTTCAAAGAAACCGGCGGCTTCTTCAATACTGAAAGCACAGACCTCGGGCAGCGTTTTTGAACTGTGTGTCTGTTTGCTGGAGTATGCATCACTGAGAGAGGTGATGCGCACGTGCCGGGCCTGCGAATTCAGACGCGTGCCCTGACAGCTCGAGCATTCGACAAAGTCCATGTATTTTTCGAGCTGTTTCCGCCGCATGGGATTACTGGTTTTGCGATAACTTTCCAGCAGTTCTTCGACATAGCCGTCCCACGTGCCCCCATGTTTCCAGATGCCCCCCGAATGCCGCCAGCTGAAGGTGATATTACGATCGCCGGTACCGTACAGAAACTGCTGTTGAGCGGCGGCAGGCAGTTCGTTCCAGGGAGTTTTCAGGAAGCTGTCTTCAGGCAGATTCAGATCGTTTTCAATCGAACGGGCCACGCCATTATAAATGTGACGGCGCCACTTACCGACTTTGCTGAGCGGGCCCAGCAGTTCGAAAGCTCCTTTTTGAATCGACACGGTCTCTTTGGAGATCAACGCATCGAGCGGAAAATCATACCGCATGCCCAGCCCGTTACATTCACCGCACATCCCGAGGGGACTGTTGAAGCTGAACAGCTGCGGCGTGGGTGGTTCGTAACTGATGCCACAATCGGTGCAGGCATAGCGGGAACTGTAGAGTTTGTCCTGCAGGCTTTCTTCGCTGTCGCTGCTCTCTGTTTTCTTTGAGACTTCCGTGGCGATAATCAGGGTGCCGTTCGCCAGTTTCAAGGCGAGTTCCACGGACTCCGCCAGGCGGGCCCGGCTGACTTTGCCGGCAACGAGACGGTCGATCACCACTTCGATCGTATGACGCATCTGGCGGTCGAGCTGCAACTGGTCTGAAAGTTGAATAATGCGACCATCCACGCGGGCCCGCAGAAAGCCCTGTTTGAGCAGGTCTTCGAAGAGGTCTTTGTATTCCCCCTTCTGCTGCTGAATCAGCGGCGCGAGAATGGAATACCGGGTCTTATCGGGGAGTACCGCGATCGAATCGATAATGCGTTCACTGCTCTGCGAGCTGATTGGTTTGCCGCAATTTTCGCAGAAGCCCTGCCCGACGCGGGCAAACAGGACGCGGAGGTAATCGTAAATTTCGGTGATCGTCCCCACGGTACTGCGGGGATTGCGTCCGCTCATTTTCTGCTGAATGGAAATCGAGGGTGCCAGCCCGGAAATCGCATCGACTTCGGGTTTGGGCATCTGCCCGAGAAACTGGCGTGCGTAACTGGACAGTGATTCGACGTAGCGCCTTTGACCTTCTGCATAGAGCGTATCAAAGGCGAGTGAACTTTTACCGGAGCCACTCACGCCGGTCATGACGATCAGCTGATTGCGGGGGAGGCGCACACTGACATTCTGCAGATTGTGCTCACGGGCACCGGTAATAATAATATCTTTTTGTGACATGGACCGCGTTATACCAATCGGCTGATGCCGCGCTGAAAATCGCTGGTGGAATGAAATCAAATCGAACGCATGGCATTCAAAACCGGGTTACAGCAACCCGCCGCCGAATGTGTCTTCCTCTTCTTCAGCGGGCTGCGGGAGCTCTGCTTCCGCGGGAGTCGGGGGCGCTGCTTCTGGCTCCTCAGTGGGAGTTATTGAAGCCACTTCAGTTATAGAGTGATCGGCAACATTGTCAACCGGCTGATCGACGGGTGTCTCAACGGGCGCCGTATCCGACTCCTCAATTGAGCGGGCAGCAGCAGCGGCACGTTCGGACGAGGACTGATCGTGTGCAGACGGCTCATAGTATTCGAAATGGAACGGATCCCGATACCGGCTGCGTTGCTCTTCGACCAGTTGCATAAAGACGGTTTTGCCGTCCACTTCAACCGATTTTGCAACTACGTTTCCGCTCAGGCGGATCGTCTGTCCGGTCTGGGGGCATTTCCAGAGCCGTCTGACATCAAGATCCAGCTTTAATCCGGGGCCTTTCATAGTACTTTTCGCTTTGCTGCTGGAGGTCCAGAAATCAACACTTTTCAGAATTGCCTGACTACATTACACTCTCGTCACTTCTAAAGATAGCTGATCCCGTATGCCCGGTTCAATTGCTGACGTGAAAATAATTGCAGCGAAAATTCGTTTGTTCATTAAATCAAGGTTTATTGATGTCCCACTCCGAACAGCCCGTCACACAAACGACACCTAAGTTTCCTGCGAAATCGGATCTGATCCAGGTCGGTCGCGGACTGTTAATGGGAGGCGCCGACATCATTCCCGGTGTATCCGGGGGGACCGTAGCTCTGATCCTGGGGATCTATCAACGTCTGGTGACCGCGATCAGCCACTGCGACGCCCGGCTGTTTCAGTTGCTGGCGAAACGACAATGGTCTGACGTCGCAGTGCATCTGGATCTGCGGTTTGTGCTCCCGCTGGGTGTGGGAATTCTGACGGGTGTGGTCAGCCTGGCCAGCCTGATGCATTATCTGCTCGATTATCATCTGCAGTTGACGCTGTCTGTGTTCTTCGGCCTGATCCTGGCTTCAAGTTACCTGGTCGCACAGATGGTCAAACGCTGGACGGTTTTAAATGTGCTGGCGTTTCTGGCATCGCTGGCGGGCGTCTATATCCTGGTCGGCGAACATTCGATTCAGCCTCCCGAGGGGAACCTGTACGTCTTTTTCTGTGGGATGATTGCCATCTGTGCCATGATCCTGCCGGGGATCAGCGGTGCCCTGATTCTGA is from Gimesia maris and encodes:
- a CDS encoding ThuA domain-containing protein — protein: MSFRLLAACCLLVCSVLAFSSDADAAEGKTRVLMLTQSKGYTHGSVKRQEEKLAPAEIAMIQLGKQSGLFTVDCTQDAAADFTKENLQNYDLVMFYTTGMLPIKEEDMQYFLNDWLKQKGHGFIGFHSATDTYKSYEPYWDMVGGSFNGHPWTAGNTVTITVHNPDFPAMKPFGKEFQFKDEIYQYKNWQPEKVHVLMSLNMEKCNPKKPYQVPVAWAKEWGAGKVFVNNLGHNPETWANPMFQESVIGAIKWIRGDAPADVPPNPELSKQEEEKAAAAAKTESK
- a CDS encoding 3-keto-disaccharide hydrolase, encoding MKSLNRLLPLLSLACLLAACSDSGPTEAQKKEAADEVSAIDLPEKTLETLFDVEEGFTLLSLKDFEVFNAKSKEPVEGKNWSETDGVLSCKGTPRGYLYSHESFGNCTIRLEYRFPESAEKNENPNTGFLFFITGENRIWPKCLEVQGKFAEMAHIKSNSKEIQLEVTDNEAAREKARRPIGEWNTIEVVCKDGALTSVLNGTQIATSKPSELKSGFFGIQSEGDAVEFRNIRVQKLTD
- a CDS encoding SpoVG family protein encodes the protein MEISEVRIKLMNDPHERLLAFCSITFDVSFVIRDLKIIQGAKGAFVAMPSRKLMDRCPKCHTKNHLRASFCNQCGIRLDENRADKDDAGRARLYADIAHPINSECRELIQEEVLKAYREEKVSAQQDGYICRYDDFGEEDFARLGPYEEDYEEAPVSQSPAAESTHIRKGSQVFRIDSGESGSDRSRPHHTADDQPAPKKVTSNDNEAGGKGDTFGSGIV
- the ispE gene encoding 4-(cytidine 5'-diphospho)-2-C-methyl-D-erythritol kinase, with product MLFAYSNPGTLTVHAPAKLNLYLSIDDKRSDGFHEITSLMLSVGIYDTLVFTEEPSAEVELRVTEANSLLTPLKKNRQRIPAGEENLVVRAIRLLQEQTGQHQGIRIELIKRIPAEAGLGGGSSDAAAALFAANKLWRLGLSISELCEIAAKLGSDIPFFLTASHSAICRGRGEIIEPVSVPQCLHFVVVRPQSGLSTAEVYRHCRVGSHSENQVEQLVSNLASGQFHALSSLMLNDLQAPAEKLNSDILILKDYFSKQSVLGHMMSGSGTAYFGVCQNRAQASQIAARLRSTVKGHVFVVQNRL